ATTAAATGCTTAAATTTAAAAAATTGATCTATTCCCAATTTCTAACTCGGCTCTCTTTTTCAATTTTTATCGTATTAATGTTTATTCTTTTTAAATTCCTTGATATAAAACACATAAGTTATACGTTAATAGCTTTGAAAATGTTATCAAAGAGTAAAATAATAGTAGGTAATATAAAAGCTGATTAGCAAGAGATTTATATTTATAGGTATTTCCCCCCTGTTAATTTACACATAACAATAGGTATTTGAGTATATTTCTACAGATATGTAAGTCTCAGGTATTCTGCAATAACATTTTTCTTTTTCTTGAAGAGAATTAAAACTTTTCATTCCCCTAAAAACGTAAAATGCCCTAACAAGGGCATTGATATTATATAGAGGCTTTATTTCCCTAACTAAGAAAATTCTTATTATTTACTAATCTTAAAGATATACAGATATAAGAATTATCCTACTAAATTTAGTTATTCTAAAATGAGTTATCTTCTAATTTAAAGATATTTTTAGAAAATAGAAAGAGCCTTACTATCGAAATGAGCTGGAATATGTTGTTCATTATGCTCAATTTCTTGAGTCATTCCACCTGTTACTTCTTCAAAGAAGCTACCAATATTAACACCTAGTACTTCAAGTACTCTAACTAAGCAATCAATATCAATACGGTTTACACCACGCTCATAACGAAATAACTGTTGTTCGCTAATATCAATCTCTTTTGCTAACTGAAATACAGTATAACCCTGAGATTTTCTTAATGACTTAATTTTTTGTCCAACTGCATAAGCGACTGGATACTTGCTACTCATAATATGTTCTCGCTTTTCACTTTGATTGATATCTAATTTATAATGGTGTGTTATCACGCAATAATATATAAATTTATATATTATCGAGGACACCTTTTTGTTTTAATAAAATATTATTTTTTAGTAGATAAGAAATATTACAATTCATAACATGACTTATCATATGTAAATAATATACTACGCATTTAAACACTTTCAACCAGTCGAAAAAAGACAATGAAGACTTGGCACTTTACTCATACTAGTAAACAATACCTAGGATAGCGATATATATTCTTTACTTTCATATAGTTAAAATATTTTATTTATAAAATAGCGCTTTTTTTTTCTTAAACTTTACTCATTAATTAGAACAATAACCTACAAACACATTAATTTAAAGTGTGATACCCTTAATTGTGCAAAAATAAGTCAAGTTATATTAGTCTAATTTATTTAAAATAATAAATTAACCTCATAAAGAAGGTAATTTTCTTATTTTTCTGAAAGAGCTTAAGTAATGTCAATGAAATCTGATGGATTTACAGCGTAACAAAAATTATCACTTTAAATCAATTGGTTACACTAATTACATTCACATTAAGATATAGATCACCTTTTAAACATTTGTTAATTAATATATATAAGCATAAACCCTTAGCGTTTCAGCTAAATATATTTAAGATGTAATAAATCTTTATTACACTCGAATAAATAGGCAATACATTTAATTAATCATTTTTTTTGAATTTCTATTAATGAATAACTAATTTTTATTATTAATAAAATTAAAAATCTCATTTATACAATAAAAAATGTAATCATTTATATAAATATTTTTTGCTTTATCAGTAAGTTATTCTACATCTAAGTTCACCATAGCAAAAGTTGAACACTTTATCGCCATCTTATTCTATTCTTTCTTTTTCACTCAAATACGCGCATTTTGATAGCGTAAAAATAGAGTTTTTATTGCAACTTAAATTAAATTTAAAAATGAATGATCTGTTAAATATCCATTTTAGTATGATCTAATTTTGTTAAAAATCACAAGAAATATTCTTTTTACGTCCTAAGTATTAATACTCATTCTATATAAGAGTTATTCTTAGGCCGAAATAAACATTAATATTTTTATATAATTTATATTCCTGTCAAATGCACAATTTTCTCCATTTTAAGTAAAAAATGAAATTAACCACTTAAGGACAAATCAATTAATGATGAAATAAGTTCTTTTTGCTTTATATCATTTGTTGCGCAGTTCATTATTGTGGATAACTTGATAAATATCAATTTTTTACAATAACAACATAAAAATCAATTGGTTAAAATTAGATTTTTAACTTAATAATTATTTGAAAGAAGAATAAAAAAATTTAAATATTATTATATTTAATCATTTAATTTCATCATGTTAGTAATAAATGGATGATGATAAGAAAGATTAACTATAAAATTGTATTTTTTATCTTTATTCCTTCAATTTCCTTATTAAAAATAAAAAAATATACTTTTTTTATAGCCATAAAAAATGTTTTAACCTACTAATTTTATAGAGGTTTTGGCGTATTAAGCACACTAAAGTCACTCAATATACTGTTTTTAAAGTTATTTAATTTTATAAATAAACCGAAAAAGCCTATAGATCATCAAAAAAAGAGTAGATCTTTCTTTCGAACCGCTCTCGTTTTTTGAATATTTCGAGCTAATCATGGAAAGTATTCAAAAATTGCTCATCTTTATTTTAAATATAGTGTACCAATTAAGGCATGAAAGCCCTTATTTCCGCTTTGAGAACACCTCTATTTTCCGGATAAAATATAACAGAATGTAAAAAAGCGTAATGAAAAACCGTCTGTTAACTTTTTGCATCATATAGAAGACTTAATGTCTGAATAGACTAAAAACAACCTTATAGAAACAGAGTGCATAAGAGGAAAGAAGCAAAGAAAACGAGATGTACCGTAGGACATGAAAATAAATGAAACCATTAGGATGACTTAGAAAGCACACACACTTAAAGTAAGTGTAATAGGAAAAACGATGCAATAACTCATAAAAAGCTAATTTAAAAAATCAATCGGTGAAGTTGTAGAGCAATACATAAATAAAACGTTAGCTCACTGAGCTGTAATTATGATTATTTAAAGAAAATATAGGAAGTAATGAGATAGGATAAAAGAAGTGGTGGGCGGTATTGGGCTCGAACCAACGACCTCCTCCTTGTAAGGGAGATGCTCTACCAACTGAGCTAACCGCCCGCTTGATTATTAAATGGTGGGTCGTGGGCGATTCGAACGCCCGACCAATTGATTAAAAGTCAACTGCTCTACCGACTGAGCTAACGACCCATTTAATAATGTTGCGTAAATCTGTAAGTAGTTTTGTGAATGGTGGGTCGTGGGCGATTCGAACGCCCGACCAATTGATTAAAAGTCAACTGCTCTACCGACTGAGCTAACGACCCGTCACAATGTTCACTACTTTATGTTGTATTATTAGGAATGGTGGGTCGTGGGCGATTCGAACGCCCGACCAATTGATTAAAAGTCAACTGCTCTACCGACTGAGCTAACGACCCATACCTAATTATGTGATATTGCGCGAAATAACCGGATGAAGTGGTGGGCGGTATTGGGCTCGAACCAACGACCTCCTCCTTGTAAGGGAGATGCTCTACCAACTGAGCTAACCGCCCACTTCATGATGACTAAATTCTCACTACCACGCTTTAACGTAATTGGTGGGCGGTATTGGGCTCGAACCAACGACCTCCTCCTTGTAAGGGAGATGCTCTACCAACTGAGCTAACCGCCCAATTACATTAAATCATACAACGTATCACAACGATAATAATGGTGGGCGGTATTGGGCTCGAACCAACGACCTCCTCCTTGTAAGGGAGATGCTCTACCAACTGAGCTAACCGCCCGTCGTGATGGGGTGCATTATAGGGATACTGCGCTATGAGTCAACGATTTTTATCAGATTTTTATCGTGAAAATGACTGTTCGTTTTATTTTTAGTCAAGATGCTTTTTTTAGCACCATAAGTGACACAGCAATTAACCAAAATAATCTTATGTGTAGCCGTCGTCAAACAAAAAGTCATCAATTTGAAATTTTTATCTCTGTTAAAAGCTTAATGCCATTGAGGAATTAGCATCCAGTGATAAAATAAGGCAACCATTTCGTTTTTTTGATAATCACGATTACTTATCTATATATAAGTAAGACGTACTAAGGCAATCTCAATGAGTAAAATAAAAACCCGTTTTGCACCAAGTCCTACTGGCTATCTACATGTTGGTGGTGCGCGTACCGCACTTTATTCCTGGTTATATAGCCGTCACAATAAGGGCGAATTTGTACTGCGTATTGAAGACACCGACTTAGAACGTTCTACTCAGCCAGCTATCGATGCAATCATGGACGGTATGAATTGGTTAAATCTGAATTGGGATGAGGGTCCTTATTATCAGACTAAACGCTTCGATCGCTATAACCAAGTTATCGATCAGATGTTATCTGCTGGCACCGCGTACCGTTGCTACTGCTCTAAAGAACGTTTAGAACAATTACGCGAAGATCAAATGGCTAAAGGCGAAAAACCTCGTTACGACGGTTGTTGCCGTGGTGGTAATCATAATCACAGTGCTGATGAACCTCATGTTGTGCGTTTTTTAAACCCACAAGAAGGCTCTGTCGTTTTTGATGATAAAATCCGTGGCCCGATTGAATTTAGCAACCAAGAATTGGATGATCTCATTATTCGTCGTACTGATGGTTCTCCAACTTATAACTTCTGCGTTGTTATTGATGACTGGGATATGGAGATTACTCACGTTATTCGTGGTGAAGATCATATCAATAACACACCTCGCCAAATCAATATTCTCAAAGCATTGGGTGCTCCTGTGCCTGAATATGCTCACGTATCAATGATCCTAGGTGATGACGGCAAGAAACTGTCTAAGCGTTATAATGCTGTAAGTGTGATGCAATACCGCGATGACGGCTATTTACCAGAAGCACTATTAAACTACTTAGTGCGTTTAGGCTGGTCTCATGGTGACCAAGAGATCTTTACTATTGATGAAATGATCGAGCACTTCACTTTAGAAGCTATCAGCAAATCAGCCAGTGCATTTAACACTGATAAATTACTTTGGTTAAATCATCATTACATCAATACATTGCCAGCAGAAAAAGTCGCTGTTCATTTAGATTGGCATATCAAACAACAAAATATTGATACCAGCAATGGCCCATCATTAGTCGAACTGATCAAATTATTAGGCGAACGCTGTAAAACATTAAAAGAGATGGCTGAAAGTTGCCATTACTTCTATGTTGATTTCGAAACCTTTGAAGAAACAGCAGCAAAAAAACATTTACGCCCAGTCGCTCGCCAGCCATTAGAAGTGGTTCGTGATAAATTATCTGCTATTGCTGATTGGACTGCTGAAAATGTTCACCAAGCTATTCAAGATACCGCTGATGAATTAGAAATTGGTATGGGTAAAGTCGGTATGCCATTACGCGTTGCTGTAACGGGTGCAGGCCAATCTCCTAGCTTAGATGTTACTGTTCATGCTATTGGTAAAACACGTAGTATTGCGCGTATTAATAAAGCATTAGACTTTATTACAGAAAGAGAAAATCAAGCTTAATTTACACATTAAACTTGCTGACCAAGAGAGATACATTCCTAAATTAGGGAATGTATCTTTTTTTTGTATTCTTTTTCAGCAATCAACAAATAATGTGAGATTAACTGATTGACAGTATTGTGCTTGTTGCCTATTATCAAGCCCGTTCCAGTATGTTGGGGCTATAGCTCAGTTGGGAGAGCGCTTGCATGGCATGCAAGAGGTCAGCGGTTCGATCCCGCTTAGCTCCACCAATATACTTATCGAACAATCTACGTTGTGGGGTTATAGCTCAGTTGGGAGAGCGCTTGCATGGCATGCAAGAGGTCAACGGTTCGATCCCGTTTAGCTCCACCAGAATTTCAAGATCCTGAAGAGAAATCTTCGGGATTTTTTGTTTTCTACTCCTTCTTATTTATTTCTATTGTGCAGTGTAACCACCATCAACGGCATAAAATGCCCCTGTTGTGAAACTACTCTCATCTGAAAGTAAAAAAGCAACGGTTTTAGCGACTTCTTCTCTAGTTGCCATACGTTTCATTGGGTGTGTATCTGCCATCCATTCACGTACTTCGTTAGGTAGTATTTGCATTCTTGGTGTATCGACATAACCAGGACCTATTGCATTGATCCTTATTCCTTTATCTGCAAATTCAAGGGCAGCTGAACGAGTGATCCCTAATACGGCATGTTTAGCTGCCGTATATGCTGAAATACCCGCAATACCGACAATACCATTTGATGAAGAAAGATTAACAATACTCCCTCCCCCACTTTTTAATATTGCGGGTATACCATATTTCAAGCCATAAAATACGCCATTAATATCGGTATCTATTACTGCTTTCCAATCTTCAATATCATAGTCCACAATTGATGTATTATGAGGCCCCGTGAGTCCTGCATTATTAACCAAGCCATGTAATGCTCCAGCTTGCGACATAACAGCCTCAATCATTTTTTCGACTTGAGAAGGTGAGGTCATATCAGCCTGCAAAGCAATGATTTTTTTACCCGTTGTATCAATAGAATATGCTGCTTTTATTACTTGATCTAAATGCCTACCTGTAATAAAAACCGTCGCACCACGTTGAAATAGCAATTGTGCAATGCCTTCGCCTACACCTGTACTTGCACCAGTGACTAAAATCACCTTATCTTTAAAATAATCTTTCATATCTATTTCACCTATTATCAATAGCACCTTGTTTTATCGTGCAATCAAAAAGTAGTTAACTAAAGTTAATTATATATTATAGTATTTAATTAACTTTAGTTAATATTATTCATGAGATGACGCATTTATGGAAAAGTGTGAATTAGAAAATGCATTGTCATTATTACAATGCACATTAGTCGCGCAACGAACTCGCTATACCCCTGAACAAGTCACTTGGGGTCAATATGATATTTTAGAATTATTGCGCTTACGAGGTGATTTAACCCCATCCCAATTAAGTCATTCATTAGCGATTTCAAGACAAAATTTATCGAAGCTTATGAGGGGATTAAAAGCCTTAGGATTTATTGCACAATATCGTTCAGAAAAAGATAAACGTGAGTTCATTACCCATTTAACTGATAATGGCCACGCTTTTTTAACAAGAGCTGCATTAGGTCGAAAACAAAATGCTGAAAAAATAAGTGAATGTTTGACATTGGGAGAACAAACATTATTTATTGAATTAAGTCAGAAAATTATTAATGCACTAGCATCTGAAAAATCAGAACTAGATAATAATTAATATCACCGCTTTAAGGGCTTTAATAGTCCTTCTAAGCCTTCGATTTTAATTGCAAGGGTCATCTCCATGAGTTGCCCTAGTTTTCCTTCTGGGAACTCTCCTTTTTTAGCAAACCATAATAGATACTCTTCAGGTAAATCAACCAACATTCGCCCTTTGTACTTACCAAATGGCATTTGTGTGTTTGCTATATCAATAAGATGCTGTTTCTCTAGCATGGTTTCTGTCGCTTTATCATCGAAAGGGGTAACGCGATTATAGGGTAATTTAAAGATAAAAAAAGCAGTACCCGAAGTACTGCTTGATTT
This portion of the Proteus vulgaris genome encodes:
- a CDS encoding helix-turn-helix domain-containing protein, with translation MSSKYPVAYAVGQKIKSLRKSQGYTVFQLAKEIDISEQQLFRYERGVNRIDIDCLVRVLEVLGVNIGSFFEEVTGGMTQEIEHNEQHIPAHFDSKALSIF
- the gltX gene encoding glutamate--tRNA ligase gives rise to the protein MSKIKTRFAPSPTGYLHVGGARTALYSWLYSRHNKGEFVLRIEDTDLERSTQPAIDAIMDGMNWLNLNWDEGPYYQTKRFDRYNQVIDQMLSAGTAYRCYCSKERLEQLREDQMAKGEKPRYDGCCRGGNHNHSADEPHVVRFLNPQEGSVVFDDKIRGPIEFSNQELDDLIIRRTDGSPTYNFCVVIDDWDMEITHVIRGEDHINNTPRQINILKALGAPVPEYAHVSMILGDDGKKLSKRYNAVSVMQYRDDGYLPEALLNYLVRLGWSHGDQEIFTIDEMIEHFTLEAISKSASAFNTDKLLWLNHHYINTLPAEKVAVHLDWHIKQQNIDTSNGPSLVELIKLLGERCKTLKEMAESCHYFYVDFETFEETAAKKHLRPVARQPLEVVRDKLSAIADWTAENVHQAIQDTADELEIGMGKVGMPLRVAVTGAGQSPSLDVTVHAIGKTRSIARINKALDFITERENQA
- a CDS encoding SDR family NAD(P)-dependent oxidoreductase, with translation MKDYFKDKVILVTGASTGVGEGIAQLLFQRGATVFITGRHLDQVIKAAYSIDTTGKKIIALQADMTSPSQVEKMIEAVMSQAGALHGLVNNAGLTGPHNTSIVDYDIEDWKAVIDTDINGVFYGLKYGIPAILKSGGGSIVNLSSSNGIVGIAGISAYTAAKHAVLGITRSAALEFADKGIRINAIGPGYVDTPRMQILPNEVREWMADTHPMKRMATREEVAKTVAFLLSDESSFTTGAFYAVDGGYTAQ
- a CDS encoding MarR family winged helix-turn-helix transcriptional regulator, with amino-acid sequence MEKCELENALSLLQCTLVAQRTRYTPEQVTWGQYDILELLRLRGDLTPSQLSHSLAISRQNLSKLMRGLKALGFIAQYRSEKDKREFITHLTDNGHAFLTRAALGRKQNAEKISECLTLGEQTLFIELSQKIINALASEKSELDNN
- a CDS encoding DUF3820 family protein is translated as MLEKQHLIDIANTQMPFGKYKGRMLVDLPEEYLLWFAKKGEFPEGKLGQLMEMTLAIKIEGLEGLLKPLKR